The segment GGGATGCGACGTCCTGGAACTCGGCTGCGGGACGGGGGAGTGGCTGGCGCTCATGCGGCGGGTTTTCCCGCGTTCCCGATTCCGGGGCGTGGATCCGGACCCGGAGTCCGGGGCCGAGCACGGGCGCGCGGAGACCTACGGGGAAACGTCGGGAGCGGACGTGGTCTATCTTGGCGAAGTGCTCCACATGACGGATCGCGGCCGGACGCTGGCCAACGCGGCGCGCGTTCTGCGGCCGGGGGGTTATCTCCTGGTCGTCGAGGGATTCCTGCCGGAACGGGTGTCCCGGCGGCCGATGGAGGCGGCCCTCTTTGCGATGCAGCTCGACCAGGCGCTTCAGGGCGTACGGTTCATGAAGCGCAGCGAGCTTGTCCTGCCGCGGGAGTTCGAGCGCCCGCGGTTCGTGCGGCTGGGGGGGTGCGTCGCGCTGGCCTGGGCGCGGCGGCGCTAGCGTCGGCGGCCGGGGGGCGCGGGGGGGCCGCCCATGCCCGGGAAGGGGAATCCTTTGCCCTTCTTCATCATCCGGATCATTTTGCGCGCTTCGTCGAACTGCTTGAGGAGGGAGTTCACCTCGTGGACGGGGCGGCCCGAGCCGCGGGCGATCCGCTGGCGGCGCGAGGCGTTCAGAAGCTCCGGGTACTCGCGCTCCTGGGGGGTCATCGACTGCATGATGGCTTCGGCGTACTTGAGCTCGTTGTCGTCGACCTCGCCGGCCATCTGATTGAGCCCGGGGATCATCTTGAGGACCTGGGAGAGAGGCCCCATCTTCTTCATCTGCTGGAGCTGCTTGAGGAAATCGTCGAGGGTGAGTTCGTCCTTGCGGATCTTCTCCTGGAGCTTGCGGGCGTGCTCCTGGTCGATGACTTCCTGGGCTTTCTCGACGAAGCTGACCACGTCGCCCATGCCGAGGATGCGGCCGGCC is part of the Planctomycetota bacterium genome and harbors:
- a CDS encoding class I SAM-dependent methyltransferase, with translation MDFATLWRDGLGFWRVWTLTLGRRHGLFERLGRRPRHDGERVWREAAQALGLLDRRGGRWVPAPGVRRLLLEADHPEYLAGHLMYGALRSLDYDAFGEFFRTGRPLDPGARPRRTEAVREATRWDHTMFLRRLPRPVRRRLERGCDVLELGCGTGEWLALMRRVFPRSRFRGVDPDPESGAEHGRAETYGETSGADVVYLGEVLHMTDRGRTLANAARVLRPGGYLLVVEGFLPERVSRRPMEAALFAMQLDQALQGVRFMKRSELVLPREFERPRFVRLGGCVALAWARRR